One Candidatus Tiamatella incendiivivens genomic window, GGGAAATACGCCGGATTGCCCTTCATAGCATCTCTATACCTTATCGCACTCGTGTTACAATGGGTTTTCACAACAATACAAACATATTACGTGGAGAAGTTCGGGCAGGGTGTTCTAGAGGAGTTAAGGGCTAGGATTCATGAGAAGATACTTATGGCAAACATGGACTTCTTCAAGGACAAGAAGACTGGTGATCTAGTATCTAGAATAATCAACGATACAGGCATGGTGAACGATGTACTAGTCTCTGGTTTGCTAGGGGGAATAGGTAGTACTCTCAGCCTGATAGGTATTATAGGTGCAATGCTCTACCTAGACGTAAAACTCACTCTTGTAGTCCTGCTAAGCGTCCCGATAATGGTTTTCGTAGCCAAATACTTTGGAGGGAAAATTAGAACAGCATACAGGCAGACTAGGAGGGAAATAGCACGTATAAGTAGCGTCGTGGAGGAAGGGGTCTCGGGTATAGAAACTGTTAAAGCTTTCGGCAGGGAGAAGAAGGTGGAAGAAGAATTTAAGGAAGCAAGCAAGGGAGCAGTAAGAGCATATATCCGTGTAGCATTCTATATGGGATTGTTCTGGCCGCTAATGAACATATCATCACTACTATCAATAGTGCTGGTTTTAGCATATGGAGGCTACCTAGCATACACTGGAGCTATAAGCGTTGGAATAGTTGTTGCATTCATCCAATACACTCAAAGGTTTAGGGGGCCTATAAACGAAGTTGTAAGCATGTATGATAGCTTGCAATCGGCTTTAGCTGCTCTCGAGAGGATATATGAGATCATAGATGATCGGAATATGGAAGTCTATGAAGGCGTGAAAATAGAGAGGCTAGATGGCCGTGTAAGATTTGAAAACGTATGGTTCTGGTATGAAGAAGGGAAACCTGTGCTCAAACATGTTAACATAGACATACATCCGGGTGCAACAATAGCCCTCGTAGGAAAAACAGGGGCAGGTAAAACAACAATAGCCAACTTAATCATGAGATTCTATGACCCCAAACAAGGTAGAATACTATACGACAGCCTTGACGGGAGAGGTATCGATAGGCAATCACTAAGAGCGAGGATAAGCTATGTTCCACAAGAAACTTACCTATTCCCAGGCAGCATAATGGAGAATATAAAAATAGCAAAGCCTGGGTCAAGTGATGAGGAAGTGGTCACTGTTTGTAAACAGCTTGGAATACATGAATTCATAGAACGGTTACCTAAAGGATATGAAACGCCCGCAGGAGAGGCTGGTAAACTCTTGAGCGTGGGAGAGAAACAGCTAATATCCATTGCTAGAGCTATGCTCAAGAACCCGGATATAGTCATCCTTGATGAGGCACTAAGCAGTGTCGACCCTAAAACCGAGTCACTAGTACAGCATGCTATATTAAGACTGATGGAGGGGAGAACGAGTATTATAATAGCCCATAGACTCACTATAACAAGGTTCGCTGATAGGATTCTAGTCTTGGATGACGGAGAAATAGTAGAGGAGGGAAGCTTCCAAGATCTACTAGTGAAGAAAGGTAAGTTCCATGAACTATATACGTCTCAAATGACAGTGAAAGTTATAGCCCGTAGCTAGAAGAGGAGGCCTGGGAATATGTGGAATAATTTTCTTTTAAAAATTGCTACGAGTAGGAAGAGCACTAGAAAATACAGCAGTGAGCCAGTATCACTAGACAATATCCTATATGCTATACAGGTAGCATTACAGGCTCCTTCTGGTGCGAACAGGCAGCCTTGGAGGTTCATATTAGTAATGGACGGGGAATTGAAGCATGAGCTGAGGGAGATTAGTGAGGAATGGGAGAGAAAGTTTCATGATAGCCGGGCTCTACCAAGATGGTTTAAGGAGTGGTTGCATGAGAGAAATATAAGTTGGCAGAAGCCTTTCCTCGAGGAGGCGCCTATACTCATAGTTGTCCTTACAGATAGGAAAGCGCCCTATGGGCGTGAAAGCACTTGGCTAGCCATAGGGTATCTCCTCTTAGCTCTAGAGGAAAGAGGGTTAGCATCGCTGACATACACTCCATCTAACCCTCATGTTATTGCCAGACGCCTCGGTGTACCTGACAATTACACGTTAGAGGCGATCATACCTGTAGGTAAGAGCGGAGAAGCCGCGGAGAAGGAGCCGCGGTTGAAGCCATCTGATGCAGTATACTTGGATAAATGGGGAGGCAAATTAGGATCTATCAATCACAAATTCACCTGATAACACCAGTGTTTAGGGGTATAATGAACACTTTTTAACTGGTATTAATAAGCCCACGCCATGCTGGAGGTTGAGTAGGATAGTCCGTAGTTCAAGGAAATACTTGAGAAATGCACTATTCTACTATGTGAATGTTAAAGAAAAAAGTTTGATTAAATTTCGGGAAGAGAAACACCTGCCTTCCCCACTAGAATGTGAGGTATGATTGCGGGAGGCTTTATTTCCCACCATTCCAGGGGCCAAGCCTCTTTTCCTAGAGCCTCGATGCTGTTGAATAGGTCTGTCATTTTATCAGCTATACGTACACGGTTGAGGCATCCTTTCGGCTTCCCATTCTTTACCTGGAAGACAGCGTCTCTGGATACTGTTGAGAATATACCCTCAGGATAATTCTGGTATCTTGTATACCAGTTGTTTGTAATATATAAGCCATTACCTAGTGTCTCTAATAGTTCACTGATAGATAGATCTCCCGGTTCAACTTGTAGATTGAATGGTCTTGGCATTATTATACCTGCATTCCCCGTTGTCTTGGTTTGCATTAGTTTAGCCGTCTTAGAGTTATGGAGTATTGTTTTGAGGACTCCTTTCTCTACAATACTCTTATCCACTGTAGAGATGCCCTCATCGTCGAAGAAGCTGAAACCAGGTAGCTTGGGGTTTCGCGGTTCATCCTTTATTGTTAACATATCGCTGAAGAGTTTGTTACCGATCATCCCAGGGTTAACGAAGCTCATACCAAAAACTATCATTCCAGCACTAGCTGCTCTAACAAGCTCGCGTACAAGGTTACCTGCAATCATCGGGGAAAGTAGAACCCTATACTCTCCAGGTTCAATCTTAGTCATGGGTAGCTTTGAGCATTCATCCGCGAGATCTTTGGCAGTACTGACAGCCTGCCTAGCCTGTTTTCCACCATTATACTTCGGTGACGTCCAACTCCACTGTCCGCTTCTGTCTCCTTTAAACACTCTAATGTAGCCATCGAACTTGGTTTTCTTACCTCTAAGGAAGTCATCGTTACTGTTTGCTAGAACAGTCTTTGTATAGCTGATCTCAGCCATTCCAGCAGAATTTCCTATTCCCCTTAAGCCGAGATCCGAAGTTAAGTCAAGCTCTCTCGCTCCCTCCAAGTATTGTACTATGACAGGGTCAGTCAGACTATAATCTTCTCCACTGGCGTCAGGTAAGGGGGCATACATAGATGAGGGCTCCATACTATCTAGGAGACTGACTATATTATCTACTGCACCTTCCGGAGAAGTTGTAGCTAAACTAGTTAGCAGCATTCTACCATTCTTTCTAGCTATGTATAAACCTATCTCTATATTATCCCATGACTGAGTAACGCTGGCTTCGCCGTTAGCTAGCTTAAACATTCTTTTCTTGGACTCCCCTATAATGAGAAGGTATTCGTCGACCTCTTCTTTCAACGTGGAAGAGAGTTTATCTGCTATATCCTCTAGGTAATTCCAAGTCACTTTACAACCACCTCCCTAAGTCTAATGTGGGGTCCTCCCATCGTCACTGGAACCCCTTGGATAGGTTCACCTTTACCGCAGAAACCTGGATACAGCTTCAAATCATCGCCAACTGCATCAACACTACTATAGAAAGCTGGACTCGTAATTTCTAGAATGGGATCCTTCACAGGTTCACGTAGATGGCCGTTCTCGATAACATAAGCCTCTAAGCCGACGTATCTAGCTCCCCACCTGTAATCATCTATATTCCATTCCATATATTTCTCAATGTAAATGCCATGGTTTACATCTTCAATTAACTCGTTAAAACTATAGTCGCCAGGTGCAAAGTATGTGTTAGCCATCCTAATAATGGGCTCTGACTTAAAGTCCCTAGCTCTAGCTGCTCCATTACTCTTCGAACCGAATAGCCTTCCCGTCTCTCTGTTTTGAAGCATCTCGTTAATCAAACCCTTATACAGTAGATGCCTAGGCCTAGCCGGTACAGCCTCGTCATCATATAAGTAGAATCCGAATGCTCCTGGTATAGTAGGATCGTCAACTACTGTCGCCACATCGCTACCTATACGGTCTCCTATACTGTAATCCCTCCAATAACTCAGACCTGCCTGTGCAGCTTCTCTGCCGAGTATCCTATCAGCCTCACTAGGATGCCCTATAGATTCATGTACAGCTATACCGGAGAGTTCAGGTCCAAGCACTACGTCCATCTTACCCTTAGGTGACGGTTTAGCTTTTGTTAGGGCTATCCCTAAACTCCTCATATCATCCTCAAGGTTGTCAGTTAAACTCTCCCTATCTAACCCCTCGAAACCACCTGTCCAAGCAATAACGCTGTACCTGTTCCTGTTCTCCGATCCATTAGATGCAGTGAGGTTGTAGTGGACATATGCTCTAGGTATGTTTGCCTCAACATATCCTCCATCGCTTGTAACGATAATTTTCCTCTCAGCTAGTTCATTGTAGAATAGCATAAACGATTTAAGCTGAATACCTTCTAGACTTAAGTCCGCAGCATCAGCCCTCTCCTTAACTTCGCCGAGCTTGTCTACAAGGTTAAGGGATTCCAGCGGCTTCTTCTCATATACATCATACTTAGTGCTCCCTAGCCTTGAATCATCAATCTCAATATTATGCTTGATGATTCCAGATGATATCCTAGCGTTAGATAGTGCAGTATCCACCATCTTTAAGAGAGTATCTCGATCAAGCTTGTCAGTAGAGGCGAAACCAAGGCCTCCGTTGACTATTACTCTTACAGCTACTCCGACTTGCTCCTCGTATCCCGAGGTGTATACTCTTCCATTCATTAAACCTATTTGATTTCCATACAAGGAGTGGAATCTGGCTTCCGCGTAACCAGCCCCATTACTAGTAGCCTTGGATACTAGTACTTCGAGGATATCAGGGTCAAATGATTCTACAGACAAGGTGTTGATACACCGATCTCTATATTGATAAATGTTCGAATATATAGATATTCACCACAGCCGAACAGTTGGAATAGCCTTTAACCCTTAAGACGTTGCTCCTTAATCCTATTAACCCTGTTCAAATAACCTCACTCACCAACCGTATAGTTAACCAACCCATACGCTTTCCTATCATAGACCTTAACGATCGTATAAGCCTTCCCTTCGGATGGCACCTTTATTCTCACAAGTTTCTACTAACGCTGTTTGTACCGGTAAAACTTATTAGTTTTGTATTACATGCACTACATAATTGGTGGTAAACATGGCGGAAGACCGGGAGGGAAAAAAGAAAATATACACAATAAGAGGCATAGACCCAGAAACATATGAAGCATTCTCAAAACTAGCAAGAGACCTAAACACAAGTATAGGCAGGTTAATCAGTGAAGCCATGAGACTTACCATAACACTAGGAGGAACAGGGACTAAAATAGGTCTGAAGAAACTCGGAGAACTAAGCTCAATAATAACCAAGGGAGGTAAAACAGAAACTTACGATGAGAACATCGAGGTAATAACAGGAATAAAAGAACTAGAAGTCTCCAAAACAGATCTTGAAAAAACTGAGAAACCAATAGTCCTACTCAACATGAGAAAACTAACCTTCAGTAATGATGTAACTTGGGATCTACTAGACCAGAAGATAAAAGAAATAAAACTAGTAGACGAGATAGTTATACCCTCACATATTCCGAAACTAAAACTGGCAAAGAAATGCATAATGGTAGAACGAATAATTGTCGGCAAAGAAAAATAAGGAATATCTTTTATCAGTGTTACAATTTATCTTCGAGTCCTGCAGCATACTTGGCTAATTTTTTACTACCATCATACTTATAGGATCTATATAGTTCTATATAGCTGGCTTCTATGGATCCTTCTGCATGAATCATTGCAGTTGTGAATAGTGCTCCGAATGATGAGAGGAGTTCTTTTAGCAGCATGAAGTATTTGGCTCTCTCTATTGCAGGCGTCTCTTTCCCTATAAGATATTTCTGTAGGTATTTGCCAATTTCAGTGTTCTCGAAGTCTTGCAAAGTAGGTACAGTTGCAGCTAGGCCTCCCGCTACATCCACTAGATTTTGTATTGCACTCGTGTATTCCGTGTTGGCAAGTAACTTTCCTATGTTTGTCATAACAATATTTGGAACGACTATGCCTGTGTTATCATCTTTCTGGGCTTCATATGCTGCTGCAATTGCTGATGCTCGTAATGT contains:
- a CDS encoding TldD/PmbA family protein, with the protein product MSVESFDPDILEVLVSKATSNGAGYAEARFHSLYGNQIGLMNGRVYTSGYEEQVGVAVRVIVNGGLGFASTDKLDRDTLLKMVDTALSNARISSGIIKHNIEIDDSRLGSTKYDVYEKKPLESLNLVDKLGEVKERADAADLSLEGIQLKSFMLFYNELAERKIIVTSDGGYVEANIPRAYVHYNLTASNGSENRNRYSVIAWTGGFEGLDRESLTDNLEDDMRSLGIALTKAKPSPKGKMDVVLGPELSGIAVHESIGHPSEADRILGREAAQAGLSYWRDYSIGDRIGSDVATVVDDPTIPGAFGFYLYDDEAVPARPRHLLYKGLINEMLQNRETGRLFGSKSNGAARARDFKSEPIIRMANTYFAPGDYSFNELIEDVNHGIYIEKYMEWNIDDYRWGARYVGLEAYVIENGHLREPVKDPILEITSPAFYSSVDAVGDDLKLYPGFCGKGEPIQGVPVTMGGPHIRLREVVVK
- a CDS encoding nitroreductase family protein, which produces MWNNFLLKIATSRKSTRKYSSEPVSLDNILYAIQVALQAPSGANRQPWRFILVMDGELKHELREISEEWERKFHDSRALPRWFKEWLHERNISWQKPFLEEAPILIVVLTDRKAPYGRESTWLAIGYLLLALEERGLASLTYTPSNPHVIARRLGVPDNYTLEAIIPVGKSGEAAEKEPRLKPSDAVYLDKWGGKLGSINHKFT
- a CDS encoding ABC transporter ATP-binding protein/permease; translated protein: MGIAIDRYIVPGKYAGLPFIASLYLIALVLQWVFTTIQTYYVEKFGQGVLEELRARIHEKILMANMDFFKDKKTGDLVSRIINDTGMVNDVLVSGLLGGIGSTLSLIGIIGAMLYLDVKLTLVVLLSVPIMVFVAKYFGGKIRTAYRQTRREIARISSVVEEGVSGIETVKAFGREKKVEEEFKEASKGAVRAYIRVAFYMGLFWPLMNISSLLSIVLVLAYGGYLAYTGAISVGIVVAFIQYTQRFRGPINEVVSMYDSLQSALAALERIYEIIDDRNMEVYEGVKIERLDGRVRFENVWFWYEEGKPVLKHVNIDIHPGATIALVGKTGAGKTTIANLIMRFYDPKQGRILYDSLDGRGIDRQSLRARISYVPQETYLFPGSIMENIKIAKPGSSDEEVVTVCKQLGIHEFIERLPKGYETPAGEAGKLLSVGEKQLISIARAMLKNPDIVILDEALSSVDPKTESLVQHAILRLMEGRTSIIIAHRLTITRFADRILVLDDGEIVEEGSFQDLLVKKGKFHELYTSQMTVKVIARS
- a CDS encoding TldD/PmbA family protein; its protein translation is MTWNYLEDIADKLSSTLKEEVDEYLLIIGESKKRMFKLANGEASVTQSWDNIEIGLYIARKNGRMLLTSLATTSPEGAVDNIVSLLDSMEPSSMYAPLPDASGEDYSLTDPVIVQYLEGARELDLTSDLGLRGIGNSAGMAEISYTKTVLANSNDDFLRGKKTKFDGYIRVFKGDRSGQWSWTSPKYNGGKQARQAVSTAKDLADECSKLPMTKIEPGEYRVLLSPMIAGNLVRELVRAASAGMIVFGMSFVNPGMIGNKLFSDMLTIKDEPRNPKLPGFSFFDDEGISTVDKSIVEKGVLKTILHNSKTAKLMQTKTTGNAGIIMPRPFNLQVEPGDLSISELLETLGNGLYITNNWYTRYQNYPEGIFSTVSRDAVFQVKNGKPKGCLNRVRIADKMTDLFNSIEALGKEAWPLEWWEIKPPAIIPHILVGKAGVSLPEI